The following proteins are co-located in the Leptolyngbya sp. CCY15150 genome:
- a CDS encoding mechanosensitive ion channel domain-containing protein — MSEFFQAFDQVLNTPFINFGNASLTLSAIAQFFLVLLIALLFSLGFKRVFANQILSRMGLKQGTRESIATITSYSLATVLVLILLQVMGVNLASLAVVAGSLGIGIGFGLQDITRNFISGLAMLVERKLKVGDFIEWEGLSGYIVEISLRSTIIRTITERHIVIPNSNLVSNQVINWTYNNFKGWVPVNVSVAHESDPVVVIEALLDSAYLEESVSYQYPPEVFFTGFGENSLDFVLWIWVNRVDIKHRTESSLRFIIDQNLRQHHIRLASPRYDLWHRNPNVVVQSSVADYEDHAHVQQAVPTFSEHPSKPVAVRDLLQKIPYFANCTTVELRKLVEIGHRKRLEMGEVLYNVGDPGDAFYIILCGSVGYTLHDQDAPTIMAEGQFIGEFSLMLGIPRTVTIKALEDTTVFAISPQGFKQILQSQPRLYDLIVKEMGRHEAELTQQKRRLRELGLINQDYDKNPVAWVQKQLEKLFGPPLT; from the coding sequence ATTTTGGTAACGCGTCTTTGACCCTAAGCGCGATCGCCCAGTTTTTCTTAGTGCTGCTAATTGCGCTGCTGTTTTCTCTGGGCTTTAAGCGCGTTTTTGCCAATCAAATCTTGAGTCGCATGGGGCTCAAGCAAGGCACCCGTGAGTCGATCGCCACGATCACCAGCTACAGTCTGGCCACGGTGCTTGTTTTAATCTTGCTGCAGGTCATGGGGGTCAACCTCGCTTCCCTAGCGGTTGTAGCCGGTAGCTTGGGCATCGGCATTGGCTTTGGCCTCCAGGATATCACCCGCAATTTTATTAGCGGCCTTGCCATGCTGGTGGAGCGAAAGCTCAAGGTGGGCGACTTTATCGAGTGGGAAGGGCTATCGGGCTACATTGTTGAAATTTCGCTGCGATCGACGATCATTCGCACCATTACCGAGCGGCACATTGTTATCCCCAACAGCAATTTAGTGAGTAACCAGGTGATTAACTGGACCTACAACAACTTCAAGGGCTGGGTGCCGGTTAATGTCAGCGTTGCCCACGAGAGCGACCCGGTTGTGGTGATTGAGGCGCTGCTCGATTCTGCCTATTTAGAAGAATCTGTTTCTTACCAATATCCACCGGAGGTATTCTTTACCGGATTTGGAGAAAATTCCCTGGATTTTGTGCTGTGGATTTGGGTGAATCGAGTTGACATTAAGCATAGAACCGAAAGCTCTCTGCGCTTCATCATCGATCAAAACCTGCGCCAGCACCATATTCGCCTTGCCTCGCCCCGCTACGATTTGTGGCACCGCAACCCCAATGTGGTGGTTCAATCATCGGTGGCCGACTATGAAGACCATGCCCATGTGCAGCAGGCAGTGCCGACCTTTAGCGAACATCCTTCTAAGCCTGTGGCGGTGAGAGATTTGCTGCAAAAAATTCCCTACTTTGCCAACTGCACGACGGTTGAGCTGCGCAAGCTAGTGGAAATTGGCCACCGCAAGCGTCTAGAGATGGGCGAAGTGCTTTACAATGTGGGCGATCCTGGAGATGCGTTTTACATTATTTTATGTGGATCGGTGGGGTACACCCTCCATGATCAAGATGCACCAACCATCATGGCGGAGGGCCAGTTTATTGGCGAATTTTCGCTGATGTTGGGCATCCCGCGAACCGTAACCATAAAAGCCCTGGAAGACACTACGGTATTTGCCATTAGCCCCCAGGGGTTCAAGCAGATTTTGCAGAGTCAGCCCCGACTTTACGATTTGATTGTCAAAGAAATGGGCCGCCATGAGGCAGAGCTAACCCAGCAAAAGCGCCGTCTACGAGAATTGGGATTAATTAACCAAGACTACGACAAAAATCCTGTGGCCTGGGTGCAAAAGCAGCTAGAAAAATTGTTTGGCCCGCCGCTCACCTAG